One Thioclava electrotropha DNA segment encodes these proteins:
- a CDS encoding FAD-binding protein — protein sequence MRVESEAQLAEAVRDAGGALAVRGGGTRPVGRCLGEPLEVGISGITLYEPGALTLVVGAGTPLAEVEAAIAAEGQRLPFEPADWGPVLGAPGTSTVGGVVAANVSGPRRVQAGACRDSLIGTRFVDGRGQIVKNGGRVMKNVTGYDLVKLMAGSWGTLGVMSEVAFKLLPAAPSQATVVIDLPAGAAQVALAAALGSPFDVSGAGWLPGIGAVVRVEGLAESVAYRAEQLRKLMEPFGPVRIEEDGSAAIWASLRDLEPFIGKDGDLWRLSVKPSEASEIVARLGGEVLLDWGGGLIWALLPEGSDARALASPYTGHATCMRGAAGVTFEPEPAPIATLTTALRAQFDPKGILNPGRMG from the coding sequence ATGAGAGTTGAGAGCGAGGCGCAGCTGGCCGAGGCCGTCCGGGATGCGGGTGGCGCGCTGGCCGTGCGCGGAGGCGGCACGCGACCTGTGGGCCGGTGTCTGGGTGAGCCGCTGGAAGTCGGGATTTCGGGCATCACGCTTTACGAGCCGGGCGCGCTGACGCTGGTCGTGGGCGCGGGGACGCCTTTGGCCGAAGTCGAGGCGGCGATTGCTGCCGAGGGCCAGCGCTTGCCCTTCGAGCCTGCGGATTGGGGGCCCGTTCTGGGCGCCCCGGGCACAAGCACCGTGGGCGGTGTCGTGGCGGCGAACGTCTCGGGGCCGCGTCGGGTGCAGGCCGGGGCCTGTCGCGACAGCCTGATCGGGACGCGCTTCGTCGACGGGCGCGGGCAGATCGTGAAGAACGGTGGGCGGGTGATGAAGAACGTCACCGGCTACGATCTGGTGAAGCTGATGGCCGGAAGCTGGGGCACGCTCGGGGTGATGAGCGAGGTGGCCTTCAAGCTGCTGCCCGCCGCGCCGTCTCAGGCGACGGTTGTGATCGACTTGCCCGCAGGGGCCGCACAGGTGGCTCTGGCGGCGGCGCTTGGCTCGCCCTTCGACGTGTCCGGCGCGGGCTGGTTGCCTGGCATCGGTGCGGTTGTGCGGGTCGAGGGGCTGGCCGAATCCGTCGCCTACCGGGCGGAGCAGTTGCGCAAACTGATGGAGCCGTTCGGTCCGGTGCGGATCGAGGAAGACGGCTCGGCCGCGATCTGGGCCAGCCTGCGCGATCTGGAGCCGTTCATTGGCAAGGACGGCGATCTGTGGCGGCTTTCGGTGAAGCCGTCGGAGGCCTCCGAGATCGTCGCGCGTCTGGGTGGCGAGGTGCTGCTCGATTGGGGTGGCGGGCTGATCTGGGCGCTTCTGCCGGAAGGCAGCGACGCGCGCGCGCTGGCCTCGCCTTACACAGGCCATGCCACCTGCATGCGGGGCGCGGCGGGCGTGACCTTCGAGCCCGAACCTGCGCCGATCGCCACGCTCACAACCGCGCTGCGGGCGCAATTCGACCCCAAAGGTATTCTGAACCCCGGAAGGATGGGCTGA